The DNA sequence GCGGCACGAGGGCCTGCCCGGCGTCGTGCACCTGTTCAAGAACAACACCGACTCGGCGGGCAACTCCTACGGCTGCCATGAGAACTACCTGGTGCGCCGCCAGGGCGACTTCTCGCGCCTGAGCGAGATCCTGGTCCCCTTCCTCATCACCCGCCAGGCGCTCGTGGGCGCAGGCAAGGTGCTGGCGACCCCGCGCGGCGCGGTGTACTGCCTGTCGCAGCGCGCCGACCACATCTGGGAGGCGGTCTCGTCGGCGACGACACGCAGCCGGCCCATCATCAACACCCGCGACGAGCCGCACGCCGACGCCGAGTACTTCCGGCGTCTGCACGTCATCGTGGGCGACTCGTCGATGGCCGAGCCGACGACGATGCTCAAGGTCGGCTCGACCGACCTGGTGCTGCGGCTGGTCGAGGCGGGCGTCCTCATGCGCGACCTGACGCTGGAGAGCCCGATCCGCGCCATCCGCGAGATCAGCCACGACCGCACGGGCAAGCACCCGGTGCAGCTCGCCGACGGACGCACGATCAGCGCGATCGACATCCAGGCCGAGTACTTCCGCAGGGCGCGCGAGTACGTCGACGCCCACCTGGACCCGTCACCGACCACCAAGGCGGTGCTCGACCTGTGGGAGCGCGGGCTGCGCGCGCTGGAGTCGGGCGACCTGAGGCTGGTCGAGCGCGAGCTCGACTGGGTCATCAAGCTGCGCCTGATCGAGCGCTACCAGGCCAAGCACGGACTCTCGCTCGACGATCCGCGCATCGCCCGGCTCGACCTGGCCTACCACGACATCTCGCGCACCGAGGGCCTGTACAACCTGCTGGCGGCGCGCGGGCTCGTCGAGCGTGTGACGACCGACCTGGAGATCTTCGAGTCCACGGCCGTGCCGCCGCCTACGACCCGGGCACGGCTGCGGGGGGAGTTCGTGCGCGCCGCGCAGGAGGCGCGTCGCGACTACACGGTCGACTGGGTGCACCTCAAGCTCAACGACCAGGCGCAGCGCACGGTGCTGTGCAAAGACCCGTTCCGGTCGGTCGACGAGCGTGTCGACCGCCTCATCGAGTCGATGTGACCGCGCGGCAGTGAGGGTCAGCGAGCCTGGGACGACGAGCCGGGTGTGGTTCACTCGACCGCGTGCTGTGTCCAGACGCCGCTAAGCCCGCCCGTGCTCGCATCGTCCTGGCCGTGGCGACGGTCGCGGCGCTCCTCGTCGTCGGGGGCTGCGGCGGCGTCGGCGACGCCGTCCCGACCGCGTCGAGCGCGCAGACGAGTGTCGAGGTCACGGGTGGTGCGGGGCAAGAGCCGTCGCTGCGCTACGACAAGCCGCTGACGATCACCGAGCCCGGCTCGCGTGTCGTGTGGCCCGGCACGGGCGACGCGCTGCGCGAGGGCGGTCCGGTCATGCTCAACCTCTACGCCGAGGACGGGCGCGACGGCACAGTCGTGCAGACCACGTTCGTCGACGCCCCGGCGTGGCACACCATGAGCGTCGACTCGCTCGGCGAGAACCTCCACCAAGCGCTCCTGGGCCAGCGCGTCGGCGCGCGCCTGCTGTATCAGGAGCAGCAGGGCGACGTCCCGCTCGTGCTCGTCGTCGACGTCCTGCCCACACGCGCCTCGGGCACGCCGGTCGAGCCGGCCGCGGGTCTGCCGACCGTGACGCTCGACGCCGATGGCGCGCCCACGGTGACCGTGCCGGCGGGCGTCGCGCCGCCGTCCGACCTCGTGGTGCAGCCGCTCCTGCGGGGCGACGGCCCTCAGGTCGAGGCGGGCGAGGTCGTCACGGTGCGGTTCACGGGGGTGCGGTGGGACGACGGGACGGTGTTCGGCGCCACCTGGGACAAGCCCGACGGACCTGAGGCGGTCCAGTCGATCATGATCGGGATCGGGCAGGTCATCGACGGTTGGGACGAGGGCCTCATCGAGCAGACGGTCGGCTCCCAGGTCCTGCTCGTGGTGCCTCCGGCGCTCGGTTACGGTGGGACGTCCGATCCGCTCGCCGACCAGACCCTGGTCTACGTCGTCGACATCCTCGACGCCCACGTCCAGGTCAACGGCGAGGGCACTGAAGAAGGAGCCCCGTGACCGTCTCCGTCCGTGTCATCCCCTGCCTCGACGTCGACGCCGGGCGCGTCGTCAAGGGTGTGAACTTCCAGGGCCTGCGCGACGCCGGCGACCCCGTCGAGCTCGCCGGGCGATACGACGCCGAGGGCGCCGACGAGCTGACGTTCCTCGACGTCTCGGCCTCCTCGGGCGGCCGCGAGACGATGGTCGACGTCGTGCGGCGCACGGCCGAGCAGGTCTTCGTGCCGCTGACCGTCGGCGGGGGAGTGCGCAGCGTCGACGACGTCGACCGGCTGCTGCGCGCGGGCGCCGACAAGGTCGGGGTCAACACCGCGGCGATCGCGCGCCCCGAGCTGGTCGCCGAGATCGCCGAGCGGTTCGGCTCGCAGGTGCTTGTGCTGTCGGTCGACGCGCGGCGCGTGACGCCGGCCGACCGCGCCGCCGGGGTCACCACCGGCTCGGGCTACGAGGTCACCACGCACGGCGGACGGCGCGGCACCGGCATCGACGCCGTCGAGTGGGCCGAACGCGCCGCGGGCCTGGGCGCGGGCGAGATCCTGCTCAACTCCATGGACGCCGACGGCACCAAGGACGGGTTCGACCTGGAGATGCTCGCGGCGGTGCGCGAACGCGTCCAGGTGCCGCTCATCGCCTCGGGCGGGGCGGGCAAGCCCGAGGACTTCGTCGCGGCCGCGCAGGCCGGCGCCGACGCCGTGCTGGCCGCGAGCGTGTTCCACTTCGGCCAGCTCACGGTGGGGCAGGTCAAGGACGCCATGCGCGCCGCGGGCCTCGAGGTGCGCTGACGCCCGTGGCCGACCGCTCCGTCGCGCTCTCCGGGTCGCGGCTGCGCCGCTCGCTGCAGCTCATCGCGCGCGGCATGGCCACCTCGCCGCGCACCTACACGCTCGCCGTCCTCGCCTCCGCGCTGTTCGGCGCGGCCACCGTGGGCGTCAGCCGCGCGGTGGGCTGGGCGACCGACGCCGTCGTGGTGCCCGCCATCGCCGGCGACACGGACGCGCGCGGGCGGATCTGGCAGGCCGGACTGGTGCTCGTCGTCGCCGCGATCACGCTCACGGCCGGCGTGTGGGGCCGGCGCGTGTGGGCCGGCTGGGGCTATGTCGACGTCGGCGCCACACACCGCCGCCGCCTGTCGGCCGCCTACCTGCGCCTGCCGCTGTCGTGGCACCGCTCGCATCCGGCCGGCCAGCTGCTGGCGCACGCGAGCGCCGACGTCGAGGCGGCCACCGGCGTGTTCAACCCGCTGCCGTTCGCGCTCGGCGTCGTGGTGATGATCGTCGTGGCCACGGTCATGCTGCTGCTCATCGACCCGTGGCTCGCCGCCGCGGCGCTCGTGGTCATTCCGCTGACCCTCGTCGCGAACCTGGTGTTCCAGCGCTATATGACGCCCGCGGTCATGCGCGCCCAGCGGCTGCGCGCCGAGGTCGCCGACGTCGCGCACGAGTCCTTCGAGGCCGCGCTCCTGGTCAAGTCGCTCGGCGCCGCCGACCGCGAGGAGGCCCGGTTCGCCGAGCGGGCCGACACGCTGCGCGCCGCCAACGCGCGCGTCGGCGCGGTGCGCGCGATGTTCGACCCCGTCATCGACCTGCTGCCGAGCCTCGGCACGCTGTTGGTGCTCGGGGTGGGCGCGTGGCGCGCCGCGCACGGCGCGGTCGGCGCCGGCGACGTCGTGTCCGCGGGCTACCTGCTGACCGTCATGTCGGTGCCGGTGCGCGCCTTCGGATGGGTGCTGGGAGAGCTGCCGCGCAGCCTCGTGGGGTACGAGCGCATCGCCGCCGTCGTGGCCCGGCCCGAGACGCTCGCGCCCGGTCGCGCCGGGTTGCCGCGTGCCGAGCGCGGTCTGTCAGTGCGGCTCGAGGGCGTCGGGCTTGACGTGTCGACGCCGGCGGGCGGTGAGGTCACGCTGCTCGACGACGTCACCCTCGACGTCGCGCCGGGCGCCACGGTCGCCGTGGTGGGTGTGACGGGCGCGGGCAAGACGACGCTGGTCTCGCTGCTGGCCCGGCTCTCGGACGCGACGCGCGGGCGGGTGCTGCTCGACGGCGTCGACGTGCGCGATCTGGCCGACGGCGAGCTGCCCGCACAGGTGGCGCTCGTCGCGCAGGCCACGTTCGTCTTCGAGGACACCGTGCGCGGCAACGTCACGCTCGCCGAGCCCGGCGAGTCGCCGCACACCGACGAGGAGGTCTGGCGGGCGCTGCGCCTCGCGCGGCTCGACGATGTCGTGGCCGCGTTGCCCGCCGGCCTCGACGCCCCGCTCGGCGAGCGCGGCGCGAACCTCTCGGGCGGGCAGCGCCAGCGCCTGGCCATCGCCCGCGCGCTCGTGCGCCGCCCACGCCTGCTCGTGCTCGACGACGCCACCAGCGCCGTCGACCCGCGCGTCGAGCAGGAGATCCTGCGCGGGCTGTCAGGCGCCGCCGGGTCGGGAGGGGGCGCCACCGTGGTCATGGTGGCCTACCGCATGTCCTCGGTCGCGCTCGCCGACGCCGTCGTGCACCTCGACGCCGGGCGCGTCGTCGACGTCGGCACGCATGCGCAACTGCTCGCGCGTGACCCGGGATACCGCGAGATCGCGACCGCCTACGAGACCGAGGCGCGCCGGCGCGCCACGGCCGCCGCCGACGCCGTCGAGCACGGCCTGGCGCGCGAGGAGTCGGCGTGAGCGCCCGCATCGAGTCCACCTCGGGCCTCGGGGTTCTGGCGACGTTGCGCCGCGGCGCGCAGATCAGCCCGCAGATCGTCGAGGGCCTCGGCTGGACGCTCCTGCTGGCCGTGCTCGCGGCCGGCGGGCGCGTGGTGGTGCCGCTCGCCGTCCAGGCCACGATCGACGACGGCATCCTCGCCGAGGGCGGGCCCGACGGCGGCCGGGTGGCCGCGCTCCTGGGCCTGGCCGCACTGGCGCTGCTGGTCGCCGGATGCTGCGCCGCGCTCGTCAACATCCGCCTCGTGCGGCGCACCGAGGCCGGGCTGGCGGCGCTGCGCGTGCGCGCGTTCCGGCACGTGCACGACCTGGCGACGCTCACACAGAGCACCGAGCGGCGCGGCTCGCTCGTCTCGCGCGTGACCAGCGACGTCGACACCATCTCGCTGTTCGTGCAGTGGGGCGGCATCATGCTGCTCGTCTCGACACTGCAGATCGCCGTCGCGACCGCCCTCATGCTCACGTTCTCCTGGCAGCTCACGCTGGTCGTGTGGGCGTGCTTCGTCCCGCTCTTCCTCGTGCTGCGCTTCGGGCAGCGCCAGGTCAACGCCCGGTTCACGCGGGTGCGCGAGCGTGTGGGGGCGATGCTCGGCGCGATCTCCGAGGCCGTCGTCGGCGCCGAGACGGTGCGCGCCTACGGCGTCGGCGCGCGCACCGAGCGGCGCATCGAGGACGCGATCGAGACCACCCGCCTCGCGCAGGGGCGCGCCCAGCGGCTCGTGGCCACGACGTTCTCCAGCGGCACGCTCATGTCCACGCTGGCGCTCGCGGCCGTGGTGGTCGTGGGCGCGCGCCTGGGCGTCGACGGCGAGCTGACCGCGGGCCAGGTGGTCGCGTTCCTCTTCCTCGTCCAGCTGTTCACCGGGCCCGTCCAGATGGCCACCGAGATCCTCAACGAGCTGCAGAACGCCGTCGCCGGCTGGCGGCGCGTGCTGGCCGTCATCGGGACGCCCGTCGAGGTGGGCGAGGCGCCCGACGCGGTCGCCTCGCCGCGCGGCCCCGCACACGTCGAACTGCGCGGCGTGCGCTTCGCCTACCCGGACGGCCCCGAGGTGCTGCACGGCGTCGACCTCGACCTGCCCGCGCGCGCCAAGGTCGCCGTCGTCGGGCAGACCGGGTCGGGCAAGACCACGGTCGCCAAGCTGGTCGCGCGCCTCATGGACCCGACCGCGGGCGCCGTGCTGCTCGACGGCGTCGACCTGCGCGACCTGACGCTCGCGTCGCTGCGCGAGCGCGTGGTGCTGGTGCCGCAGGAGGGATTCCTGTTCGACGGGACGGTGCTCGACAACGCCGCCTACGGTCTGCGCACCGCGCGCACCGCGTCGGTCGAGCCGCCCTCGTCGGTCGAGCCCGTCGAGACCACGCCCGCCGTCGAGGCCCGCGTGCTGGCGGCCTTCGACGCCCTCGGACTGACCGACTGGCTGACCGACCTGCCGCAGGGCGTGCGCACGCCCGTCGGCCAGCGCGGTGAGGCGCTCAGCGCGGGGGAGCGGCAGCTCGTGGCCATCGCGCGCGCCTACCTCGCCCAGCCAGACCTGCTGCTGCTCGACGAGGCGACGTCCGCGGTCGACCCCGCCACCGAGGTGCGCATCGCCCGCGCGCTCGACTCGCTCACGGCGGGGCGCTCGACCCTGACGATCGCACATCGCCTCTCGACCGCCGAGGCCAGCGACCTCGTCGTCGTGGTCGACGCGGGCCACATCGTCGAGGTGGGGACGCACGCCGCGCTGGCCGCGGCGGGCGGCGTGTACGCGCGCATGCACGCCGCGTGGGTGGCCCAGACGCGCTGAGGCCCGCGCCGCACTGTGCCGCGCCGCACTGTGCCGTGCCGTGCCGCAACGCACTGGGCCGCACCGCGCTGGGTCGCGCGGTGAGACGGCGTCGGGAGGCGCCGCCCCGGCGTGGAAAGATGAGTCTGTGCCTGACACTCACGACACGGCCTGCGACGTCCTCGACGCGGCGGTCGCAGGCCGCCTCAAGCGCGACGAGCATGGGCTGGTCGCCGCCATCGTCCAGCAGCACGACACCGGCGAGGTGCTGATGCTCGGCTGGATGGACGACGAGGCGCTGCGCCGCACGCTCACGACCGGTCGCGTGACCTTCTGGTCGCGCTCGCGGAGTGAGTACTGGCGCAAGGGCGACACGTCGGGCCACCGCCAGTACGTCAAGTCCGTCGCGATCGACTGCGACGGGGACGCGCTGCTGGTCCGAGTCGACCAGGTGGGCGCCGCGTGCCACACCGGCGCCCGCACCTGCTTCGAGGCGGGCGGACCGCTGCCCGCCGTCGTCGGACGCCGCGAGGACGACGAGGCCGACGCGCCCGCCGCCGCGGGCGGGGCGGTGGGCGCGTGACGGCGCTGACCGCGGCGCCCGCGTGGGGCGAGACCTGGCCGACGCTCGACGGCTTCCGCGAGCTGGCGGCCATGCGCCGGCGCGTGATCCCAGTCGTGCGCCGCGTGCTGGCCGACGACGCGACGCCCGTGGGCCTGTACCGCTCGCTGGCGCACGGACGGCCCGGCTCGTTCATCCTGGAGTCCGCCGAGTCCTCGGGCGCGTGGTCCCGCTGGTCGTTCGTGGGCGTCGCCTCGCGCGCGCAACTCGTCTCGGACGGCGGCCAGGCGCGGTGGACCGGTGACGTGCCCGCGGGCATCCCGACGTCGGGCGACGTCGTGGACGTGCTCGAGCGGACGCTCGACACGCTCGCGACCGAGCCGGTCGCGGGACTGCCGCCCTTCACCGGCGGCATGGCGGGCGCGCTGGGGTGGGACATCGTGCGGCACTGGGAGCCCACGCTGCCCGCCACCGCGCCCGACGAGCTCGGCGCGCCCGAGCTCGCACTGTGCCTGGCCACCGACCTGCTCGCCGTCGACCACCACACCGGGGCGGTGTGGCTCGTGGCCAACGCCATCAACATGGATGCGACCGACGAGCGGGTCGACGAGGCGTACGCCGACGCGATCGCGCGCCTCGACGCGCTCGAGGCGCGGCTGGCCGCCCCCGGGCCGCGCGTGGCCACCGTGCTCGACCCCGACGCCAAGGAGCCCGAGCTGGAGTTCCGCTCGACGCGTGCGCAGTTCGAGGCCGCCGTCGAGGCGGGCAAGGCGGCGGTGCGCGACGGCGAGGTCTTCCAGGTGGTGCTCTCGCAGCGTCTCGACCTGGACTGCCCGGCCGACCCGCTCGACGTCTACCGGGCGCTGCGGACCATCAACCCGAGCCCCTACATGTACTACTTCCACCTCACCGACGTGCGCGGCCGCGACTTCCAGGTGGTGGGGTCGAGCCCCGAGACACTGGTCAAGGTCGACGCGGGGCACGTGACCACCTACCCGATCGCCGGCTCACGCCCCCGCGGCGCCACGGTCGAGGAGGACGTCGCGCTCGGCGAGGAGCTGCTGGCCGACCCCAAGGAGCTGGCCGAGCACGTCATGCTCGTCGACCTCTCGCGCAACGACCTCGTCAAGGTCTGCGAGCCGACGTCGGTCGAGGTCGTCGAGTTCATGCGGCTGCGCCGGTTCAGCCACATCATGCACCTGTGCTCGACCGTCGTGGGGCGGCTGCGTCCGGGGCGCACCGCGGTCGAGACCTTCAAGGCGGCCTTCCCGGCGGGCACGCTGTCCGGGGCGCCCAAGCCGCGCGCGATCGCCCTGATCGACGAGCTCGAGCCCACCTCGCGCGGCGTCTACGGAGGCACGGTCGGCTACTTCGACTTCGGCGGCAACCTCGACATGGCGATCGCGATCCGCACGGCCCTCGTGCGTGACGGGCGCGCGTCGGTGCAGGCGGGCGCCGGGATCGTGGCCGACTCCCAGCCCGCGCGCGAGTACGCCGAGTCACGCGACAAGGCCGCCGCCGCCGTGCGCGCCGTGCAACTGGCCGCCCGGTTCCGCCCGGTGGGCCGCACATGAGCCTCACGCGCGCTCGCGCCGTCGTGCTCGTCGTCGCGCTCGGCGCGCTCGCGCTCGCGGCGGCCGGTCCCGCCTGGGTGCGGGCCGAGACGACGACGGCGCTCGACCCGCACGTCGCGGTGGCCGTCAGCGGCGGTGACGCCGCGCCCGCGGTCAACGCCGCCGGACTGGTGCTGGTCGCGGCCGGACTCGCCCTGGCGCTCGGCGGTCGACTCGCGCGCGCCATCGTGCTCGCGGTGGTCGCCGCCGCGGGCGTCCTGGTCGCCTGGTCGGCCGTCGCGGTCGCCGTGAGCCCGCAGGAGGCCGCCACGGCGGGCGCCGTGGCGGTGGCGGGCGTCACCGACCTGACCGCCCCCGCGAGCGTGACCGCCTGGCCGTGGCTGTGCGCCGCGGTCGGAGCGCTCGCGGTCGCGGCCGCGGCGGGCGTCGGCGTCGCCGCGCGCCGCTGGCCGTCGTCGTCGGCGCGGCACGAGCGCACCGGGGCGAGCGCGCCAGGACGCGCCGACGCTCCCGAGGCCGCCGCCGCGGCCGACGCCCAGGTCGACCCGCATGACGCCTGGGACACCTTGACCCGCGGGGCGGATCCGACCGCCCCGGCAGACCGCTAGGCTGGCACCTGCCGAGCCGCACCATCATGAGAGGCACCATCACCGCCATGGCCGAGAACACCAACGCCGAGAACCTCTACCTGCCGGACGCGGCCCCGTTCCACAACGAGGGCAAGACCGTCGCCGCGTGGGTCGCGATGATCGGCGTGACGCTCGGCGCGATCATCGCCTCGGCCGGATTCCTGGCCCCGACCACCTGGGTCATCGTCGCCGGCGCCGTGGTCATCGTCGCCTCGCTCGTCGCGGGCGCGGTGCTGCGCGCGATGGGCCACGGCCAGCCGCTCGCGACCTCGCGGGAGCCCCGCGCATGACGGTCCTGGAGGGCATCGTCGCGGGCGTGCGCGAGGACCTCGCCGTCCGGCAGGCGGCCACGAGCCTCGACGTGCTCAAGGAGCGCGCGTCGCGCGCGCCGGGCGCCCTCGAGGTGGTCAGCCGGCTGCACCAGCAGGACTCCATCGCGGTCATCGCCGAGGTCAAGCGCTCAAGCCCGTCCAAGGGCGAGCTCGCCACCATCACCGACCCGGCCGCGCTCGCGGCCGAGTACGCGACGGGCGGCGCCAGCGTCATCTCGGTGCTCACCGAGGAGCGCCGCTTCGGAGGCAGCCTCGCCGACCTCGACGCGGTGCGCGCCAACGTCGACGTGCCGGTGCTGCGCAAGGACTTCGTCGTCACGCCGTACCAGGTGTGGGAGGCACGGGCGCACGGGGCGGACCTCGTGCTGCTCATCGTCGCGGCTCTGGAGCAGACGGTGCTGGAGTCGCTCGTCGAGCGGGTGCACTCGCTCGGCATGACGGCGCTGGTCGAGGCCCACACGGCCGATGAGGTCAAGCGCGCGCTCGACGCGGGCGCCCGGCTCGTGGGCGTCAACGCCCGCGACCTCAAGACGCTCTCGGTCGACCGCTCGGTCTTCGCCCGCCTGGCGCCGCTCATCCCCGACGACGTGGTCCGCGTGGCCGAGTCCGGCGTGCGCGGTCCGCACGACGTCATGGACTACGCCCGCGCCGGAGCGCACGCCGTCCTGGTGGGCGAGGCGCTCGTCACCGGCGCCGCGCCGCGCCGCTCGGTCGCCGACCTCGTGGCGGCGGGCCAGCACCCGTCGCTGTGGTCGGTGCGTCCGGCCGCGCAGTCCTGACCACCGAGCCGAGGAGACCCCTTCCGTGTCGCACGACCCCGCGAGCGACTCGGCGCACTCTGTGAGTGACGCCCTGTCCGGCACACTCGCCCACCAGGTGCTCGGTCGCCTGTCCGAGCAGCCCGGCCCGTACTTCGGCGAGTTCGGCGGCCGGTTCGTGCCCGAGGCGCTCATCGCGGCGCTCGACGAGCTTGAGACCGAGTACCGCAAGGCCATCGACGACCCCGCGTTCCGCGACGAGCTCGCCCG is a window from the Xylanimonas ulmi genome containing:
- the pafA gene encoding Pup--protein ligase, with translation MDRRIFGLETEYGVTCAAPDGRGLSADEVARYLFRKVVAWGRSSNVFLRNGSRLYLDVGSHPEYATAECDDVRQLVTYDKGGERILEGLVADAQQRLRHEGLPGVVHLFKNNTDSAGNSYGCHENYLVRRQGDFSRLSEILVPFLITRQALVGAGKVLATPRGAVYCLSQRADHIWEAVSSATTRSRPIINTRDEPHADAEYFRRLHVIVGDSSMAEPTTMLKVGSTDLVLRLVEAGVLMRDLTLESPIRAIREISHDRTGKHPVQLADGRTISAIDIQAEYFRRAREYVDAHLDPSPTTKAVLDLWERGLRALESGDLRLVERELDWVIKLRLIERYQAKHGLSLDDPRIARLDLAYHDISRTEGLYNLLAARGLVERVTTDLEIFESTAVPPPTTRARLRGEFVRAAQEARRDYTVDWVHLKLNDQAQRTVLCKDPFRSVDERVDRLIESM
- a CDS encoding FKBP-type peptidyl-prolyl cis-trans isomerase; the protein is MATVAALLVVGGCGGVGDAVPTASSAQTSVEVTGGAGQEPSLRYDKPLTITEPGSRVVWPGTGDALREGGPVMLNLYAEDGRDGTVVQTTFVDAPAWHTMSVDSLGENLHQALLGQRVGARLLYQEQQGDVPLVLVVDVLPTRASGTPVEPAAGLPTVTLDADGAPTVTVPAGVAPPSDLVVQPLLRGDGPQVEAGEVVTVRFTGVRWDDGTVFGATWDKPDGPEAVQSIMIGIGQVIDGWDEGLIEQTVGSQVLLVVPPALGYGGTSDPLADQTLVYVVDILDAHVQVNGEGTEEGAP
- the hisF gene encoding imidazole glycerol phosphate synthase subunit HisF, producing the protein MTVSVRVIPCLDVDAGRVVKGVNFQGLRDAGDPVELAGRYDAEGADELTFLDVSASSGGRETMVDVVRRTAEQVFVPLTVGGGVRSVDDVDRLLRAGADKVGVNTAAIARPELVAEIAERFGSQVLVLSVDARRVTPADRAAGVTTGSGYEVTTHGGRRGTGIDAVEWAERAAGLGAGEILLNSMDADGTKDGFDLEMLAAVRERVQVPLIASGGAGKPEDFVAAAQAGADAVLAASVFHFGQLTVGQVKDAMRAAGLEVR
- a CDS encoding ABC transporter ATP-binding protein; this translates as MATSPRTYTLAVLASALFGAATVGVSRAVGWATDAVVVPAIAGDTDARGRIWQAGLVLVVAAITLTAGVWGRRVWAGWGYVDVGATHRRRLSAAYLRLPLSWHRSHPAGQLLAHASADVEAATGVFNPLPFALGVVVMIVVATVMLLLIDPWLAAAALVVIPLTLVANLVFQRYMTPAVMRAQRLRAEVADVAHESFEAALLVKSLGAADREEARFAERADTLRAANARVGAVRAMFDPVIDLLPSLGTLLVLGVGAWRAAHGAVGAGDVVSAGYLLTVMSVPVRAFGWVLGELPRSLVGYERIAAVVARPETLAPGRAGLPRAERGLSVRLEGVGLDVSTPAGGEVTLLDDVTLDVAPGATVAVVGVTGAGKTTLVSLLARLSDATRGRVLLDGVDVRDLADGELPAQVALVAQATFVFEDTVRGNVTLAEPGESPHTDEEVWRALRLARLDDVVAALPAGLDAPLGERGANLSGGQRQRLAIARALVRRPRLLVLDDATSAVDPRVEQEILRGLSGAAGSGGGATVVMVAYRMSSVALADAVVHLDAGRVVDVGTHAQLLARDPGYREIATAYETEARRRATAAADAVEHGLAREESA
- a CDS encoding ABC transporter ATP-binding protein, which encodes MSARIESTSGLGVLATLRRGAQISPQIVEGLGWTLLLAVLAAGGRVVVPLAVQATIDDGILAEGGPDGGRVAALLGLAALALLVAGCCAALVNIRLVRRTEAGLAALRVRAFRHVHDLATLTQSTERRGSLVSRVTSDVDTISLFVQWGGIMLLVSTLQIAVATALMLTFSWQLTLVVWACFVPLFLVLRFGQRQVNARFTRVRERVGAMLGAISEAVVGAETVRAYGVGARTERRIEDAIETTRLAQGRAQRLVATTFSSGTLMSTLALAAVVVVGARLGVDGELTAGQVVAFLFLVQLFTGPVQMATEILNELQNAVAGWRRVLAVIGTPVEVGEAPDAVASPRGPAHVELRGVRFAYPDGPEVLHGVDLDLPARAKVAVVGQTGSGKTTVAKLVARLMDPTAGAVLLDGVDLRDLTLASLRERVVLVPQEGFLFDGTVLDNAAYGLRTARTASVEPPSSVEPVETTPAVEARVLAAFDALGLTDWLTDLPQGVRTPVGQRGEALSAGERQLVAIARAYLAQPDLLLLDEATSAVDPATEVRIARALDSLTAGRSTLTIAHRLSTAEASDLVVVVDAGHIVEVGTHAALAAAGGVYARMHAAWVAQTR
- the hisI gene encoding phosphoribosyl-AMP cyclohydrolase, which codes for MPDTHDTACDVLDAAVAGRLKRDEHGLVAAIVQQHDTGEVLMLGWMDDEALRRTLTTGRVTFWSRSRSEYWRKGDTSGHRQYVKSVAIDCDGDALLVRVDQVGAACHTGARTCFEAGGPLPAVVGRREDDEADAPAAAGGAVGA
- a CDS encoding anthranilate synthase component I encodes the protein MTALTAAPAWGETWPTLDGFRELAAMRRRVIPVVRRVLADDATPVGLYRSLAHGRPGSFILESAESSGAWSRWSFVGVASRAQLVSDGGQARWTGDVPAGIPTSGDVVDVLERTLDTLATEPVAGLPPFTGGMAGALGWDIVRHWEPTLPATAPDELGAPELALCLATDLLAVDHHTGAVWLVANAINMDATDERVDEAYADAIARLDALEARLAAPGPRVATVLDPDAKEPELEFRSTRAQFEAAVEAGKAAVRDGEVFQVVLSQRLDLDCPADPLDVYRALRTINPSPYMYYFHLTDVRGRDFQVVGSSPETLVKVDAGHVTTYPIAGSRPRGATVEEDVALGEELLADPKELAEHVMLVDLSRNDLVKVCEPTSVEVVEFMRLRRFSHIMHLCSTVVGRLRPGRTAVETFKAAFPAGTLSGAPKPRAIALIDELEPTSRGVYGGTVGYFDFGGNLDMAIAIRTALVRDGRASVQAGAGIVADSQPAREYAESRDKAAAAVRAVQLAARFRPVGRT
- a CDS encoding Trp biosynthesis-associated membrane protein, which encodes MSLTRARAVVLVVALGALALAAAGPAWVRAETTTALDPHVAVAVSGGDAAPAVNAAGLVLVAAGLALALGGRLARAIVLAVVAAAGVLVAWSAVAVAVSPQEAATAGAVAVAGVTDLTAPASVTAWPWLCAAVGALAVAAAAGVGVAARRWPSSSARHERTGASAPGRADAPEAAAAADAQVDPHDAWDTLTRGADPTAPADR
- a CDS encoding HGxxPAAW family protein: MAENTNAENLYLPDAAPFHNEGKTVAAWVAMIGVTLGAIIASAGFLAPTTWVIVAGAVVIVASLVAGAVLRAMGHGQPLATSREPRA
- the trpC gene encoding indole-3-glycerol phosphate synthase TrpC; the encoded protein is MTVLEGIVAGVREDLAVRQAATSLDVLKERASRAPGALEVVSRLHQQDSIAVIAEVKRSSPSKGELATITDPAALAAEYATGGASVISVLTEERRFGGSLADLDAVRANVDVPVLRKDFVVTPYQVWEARAHGADLVLLIVAALEQTVLESLVERVHSLGMTALVEAHTADEVKRALDAGARLVGVNARDLKTLSVDRSVFARLAPLIPDDVVRVAESGVRGPHDVMDYARAGAHAVLVGEALVTGAAPRRSVADLVAAGQHPSLWSVRPAAQS